Proteins from a genomic interval of Desulfovibrio sp.:
- a CDS encoding tetratricopeptide repeat protein, producing the protein MSAELTKARKQITQVNTYLKQGKPLPAVNAVYEAVLAMLKAQLMKAERDEFSKLIVQAVYQLNNNKELRQLNPLVINYTPGEEKNLLESIRELLHILQANTVDQAKDQMEGRLKRRAEGLATGKALLESGDHDEARKVLASLAREFPNDGPLRGEIAEMFIQAELFEDAFKYLDEALTLSPDQLHLYNRIGIVLRKLGKFDVGEKYFMRAVNYAKDDPNLYFNLGRLYIDWEKYDKVEKAAKIALKLNPNFQEAHKMYVFALKKQGKQP; encoded by the coding sequence ATGTCCGCCGAACTCACCAAGGCCAGGAAGCAGATCACCCAGGTGAACACGTACCTCAAGCAGGGCAAACCGCTGCCAGCGGTGAACGCCGTGTACGAGGCCGTCCTGGCCATGTTGAAGGCCCAGCTCATGAAGGCCGAGCGCGACGAGTTCTCAAAACTCATCGTTCAGGCTGTCTATCAGCTCAACAACAACAAGGAGCTCAGGCAGTTAAATCCTCTGGTCATCAACTATACCCCCGGCGAAGAAAAAAACCTGCTCGAGAGCATCCGGGAGCTTTTGCACATCCTCCAGGCCAACACCGTGGACCAGGCCAAGGACCAGATGGAGGGCCGCCTCAAGCGCCGCGCCGAAGGCCTCGCTACCGGCAAGGCCCTTCTCGAAAGCGGAGATCACGACGAAGCGCGCAAGGTCCTGGCATCCCTGGCGCGGGAATTTCCCAACGACGGCCCTCTTCGCGGCGAAATCGCTGAAATGTTCATCCAGGCGGAACTCTTCGAAGACGCGTTCAAGTACCTGGATGAAGCCCTCACACTCTCCCCTGACCAGCTGCATCTCTACAACCGCATCGGAATCGTCTTAAGAAAACTCGGCAAGTTCGATGTGGGTGAAAAATACTTCATGCGGGCCGTGAACTACGCCAAGGACGACCCGAATCTCTACTTCAACCTGGGACGGCTCTACATCGACTGGGAAAAATACGACAAGGTCGAAAAGGCCGCCAAGATCGCGCTCAAGCTCAACCCCAATTTCCAGGAAGCACACAAGATGTATGTCTTCGCGCTCAAGAAACAGGGGAAACAACCCTAG
- the carA gene encoding glutamine-hydrolyzing carbamoyl-phosphate synthase small subunit, which yields MKAFLALEDGTWFEGASFTGSGRAGGEVIFNTGMTGYQEVLTDPSYVGQMVCMTYPHIGNYGVNLDDVESDRIRVEAFIVKECCKVPSNWRAKETLPDYLTRHNVVGIEGIDTRALTRHLRLHGAQRGIISTECKDPADLVKQARGLPTMEGLGLADMVTPKEPYIWDGKAPKKVTLAPDGSYAWPGTGPRVVAFDCGVKWNILRLLVAEGIDLLVVPAFFTAEQVKKLNPESIFLSSGPGDPAALTDMVHATSLLVNDYPTAGICLGHQLLGLALGGKTYKLKFGHHGLNHPVKELSTGHIEISSQNHGFCVDLKTLDDVELTHVNLNDNTLEGFAHTKKPIIAIQYHPEAGPGPHDSRSFFKRYREMLRKELGR from the coding sequence ATGAAAGCGTTTCTTGCCCTTGAAGACGGCACCTGGTTCGAAGGCGCGTCGTTCACCGGTTCCGGCCGCGCCGGAGGAGAGGTGATCTTCAACACCGGCATGACCGGCTATCAGGAAGTCCTCACGGACCCTTCCTACGTCGGCCAGATGGTGTGCATGACATATCCCCACATCGGAAACTACGGCGTCAACTTGGACGACGTTGAATCCGACCGCATCCGCGTGGAAGCCTTCATCGTCAAGGAGTGCTGCAAAGTCCCTTCCAACTGGCGCGCCAAGGAGACCCTTCCCGACTATCTCACCCGCCACAACGTGGTGGGCATCGAAGGGATCGACACCCGTGCGCTCACCCGCCACCTGCGCCTGCACGGCGCGCAGCGCGGCATCATATCCACCGAATGCAAGGACCCGGCTGATCTTGTCAAACAAGCTCGCGGCCTCCCAACAATGGAAGGACTGGGCCTTGCGGACATGGTCACGCCAAAGGAACCCTACATCTGGGACGGAAAAGCCCCGAAAAAGGTCACCCTGGCCCCGGACGGCTCCTACGCCTGGCCCGGAACCGGCCCGCGCGTGGTGGCCTTCGACTGCGGCGTCAAGTGGAACATCCTGCGCCTTCTGGTGGCCGAAGGAATCGATCTGCTGGTGGTCCCGGCCTTTTTCACCGCCGAGCAGGTGAAAAAATTGAATCCCGAGTCCATTTTCCTCTCCAGCGGCCCCGGCGACCCGGCGGCCCTGACGGACATGGTCCATGCCACGAGCCTTTTGGTGAACGACTACCCCACCGCCGGCATCTGCCTCGGACATCAGCTCCTCGGCCTGGCCCTTGGCGGCAAGACCTACAAGCTCAAGTTCGGCCACCATGGCCTCAATCATCCCGTCAAGGAACTCTCCACGGGGCACATCGAGATTTCCTCGCAAAATCACGGATTCTGCGTGGACTTGAAGACCCTTGACGATGTTGAGCTCACTCACGTCAACTTAAACGACAACACCCTGGAAGGCTTCGCCCACACCAAGAAGCCGATTATCGCCATCCAGTATCACCCCGAAGCCGGGCCCGGACCCCACGACAGCCGTTCCTTCTTCAAACGATATAGAGAGATGCTGCGTAAAGAACTTGGCCGGTAA
- a CDS encoding D-alanine--D-alanine ligase: MNILLIAGGWSNERDVSLSGAKQIQAALESLGHAVTFFDPLAEFDSLLETARRHDFAFLNLHGSPGEDGLIQAMLNTAGCPYQGSGPEASFLALNKAASKQVFRDGGLITADWELLVSKPGPTWRPRFGLPAFFKPNTGGSSLGMSLVRTDSELPAALDSAFAEGREVLVEPALDGLEVTCAVLGQEALPPILIKPKAGVFFDYQSKYVQDAAEEICPAPLPEPILDAVRQAAMRAHGLLGLSGYSRSDFILTGNEPVLLEVNTLPGMTATSLLPKAAAAAGLDFPALMTRLIELGLPGRA, translated from the coding sequence ATGAATATTCTTTTGATTGCGGGCGGTTGGTCTAACGAACGTGATGTTTCCCTCTCCGGAGCGAAACAGATACAGGCGGCTCTTGAAAGCCTCGGCCATGCGGTAACCTTCTTCGACCCCCTTGCCGAGTTCGACTCCCTTCTGGAAACCGCCCGCCGCCACGACTTCGCATTTCTCAACCTCCATGGCTCCCCGGGCGAAGACGGCCTGATCCAGGCGATGCTGAACACCGCCGGCTGCCCCTACCAGGGGAGCGGCCCTGAAGCGTCCTTTCTCGCGCTCAACAAGGCCGCGTCAAAACAGGTGTTCAGGGATGGCGGCCTTATCACGGCCGATTGGGAGCTTTTGGTGTCGAAACCCGGACCAACCTGGCGTCCGCGGTTCGGCCTCCCGGCATTCTTCAAGCCCAACACCGGCGGGTCGAGCCTGGGCATGAGCCTGGTGCGCACCGATTCCGAATTGCCGGCCGCTCTGGATTCGGCCTTTGCCGAAGGCCGGGAGGTATTGGTGGAGCCCGCCCTGGACGGACTGGAAGTCACCTGTGCCGTTCTGGGCCAGGAAGCCTTGCCGCCGATTCTTATCAAGCCCAAAGCCGGGGTCTTCTTCGACTACCAAAGCAAGTACGTACAGGACGCGGCCGAGGAAATCTGCCCGGCTCCGCTGCCCGAACCGATTCTGGACGCGGTCCGCCAGGCGGCCATGCGGGCTCACGGACTGCTCGGCCTTTCAGGCTACAGCCGGTCCGACTTCATCCTGACAGGCAACGAACCCGTTCTGCTTGAAGTGAACACTCTGCCCGGCATGACGGCCACCAGCCTGCTTCCAAAGGCGGCAGCGGCGGCAGGGCTCGACTTTCCCGCACTCATGACCAGGCTCATTGAATTGGGCTTACCCGGCAGGGCGTAA
- a CDS encoding HDIG domain-containing protein: protein MADQKTPAPPWQPLLKLPPPRLPSPKDLPPAPSDQQCFTWWEDYEMLPHIREHSLAVACVATRLALAAAAAGLDVDVQLVRASALLHDIAKTYTIRHGGNHSQLGGAWMQELTGNPLLAMGIVHHVHWPWAVDARAYFLPMAIIYGDKRVRHDTVVTLDERFDDLYSRYGTTAYIRDRLAESKHQSESIETALCQTLGMDLHEYSFDCGRLV, encoded by the coding sequence ATGGCTGATCAAAAGACTCCCGCCCCGCCCTGGCAGCCGCTCTTGAAGTTGCCCCCCCCAAGGCTCCCAAGCCCAAAAGACTTGCCGCCCGCCCCTTCCGACCAGCAGTGTTTCACCTGGTGGGAGGACTATGAAATGCTCCCCCACATACGCGAGCACAGCCTGGCGGTGGCATGCGTGGCAACAAGGCTGGCCCTGGCCGCCGCCGCTGCCGGATTGGATGTGGATGTGCAGCTTGTTCGCGCCTCGGCCCTGCTGCACGACATCGCCAAAACATACACCATCCGTCACGGCGGCAACCACAGCCAGTTAGGCGGAGCCTGGATGCAGGAGCTTACCGGCAACCCCTTGCTGGCCATGGGCATCGTGCACCACGTGCACTGGCCATGGGCCGTGGATGCCCGCGCCTACTTCCTTCCCATGGCCATCATCTACGGAGACAAGCGCGTCCGCCACGATACGGTGGTCACGCTTGACGAACGTTTCGATGACCTCTACTCCCGCTACGGCACTACGGCGTACATTCGCGACAGGCTTGCTGAATCCAAGCACCAGTCTGAATCCATCGAAACCGCGCTTTGCCAAACTCTCGGGATGGACCTTCATGAATATTCTTTTGATTGCGGGCGGTTGGTCTAA
- a CDS encoding PAS domain-containing protein, whose amino-acid sequence MTIKTRLFSAVLCMAIVALAIFGYTWMLSHGQEGNSLAANLALFQLLGAGVIVCLTVFILYGVSRSVLKPLKDIHDFAVAQAGGNIASTLKVDCKAELGETANAIITMTEKMLDALGYSKGVLAGIRTPFIVVDAKSDITLTNQSLMDLLQYDCKPEESYGQNAAHFFYGDATRKTVLSEAIETNSSIIKEVVTTGKKGAKRNILIAASPLFNGVTGKLMGALCLYTDLTELRTREEEIRNRNEMLAKAAHEAELISDEVVHNTETLLDRFEKAERGASQQRERLENTSTAITEIDASVGHVAQTSGQVAAGAEDAGAKAVEGERMVAGLVQAMERVQEKANGLRDSMGGLGKQAEDIGRVLTVITDIADQTNLLALNAAIEAARAGEAGRGFAVVADEVRKLAEKTMSATKEVGEAITAIQAGAGNSVSQVDGAVEAITETTAMAKGSGQALQDIVRLVSGTTQQVRSIALGAEEQAAAVREVTEAVNDISHVAAQTSQGMEEAAHAVQGLMGLTERLRGLIDSMAKDQPPALT is encoded by the coding sequence ATGACAATTAAAACGCGTCTTTTTTCCGCCGTGCTCTGCATGGCGATCGTCGCCCTGGCGATATTCGGATATACGTGGATGCTCAGCCACGGTCAGGAGGGAAACAGCCTGGCAGCGAATCTGGCCCTCTTCCAGTTACTGGGAGCCGGTGTGATTGTTTGCCTGACGGTTTTCATCTTGTACGGAGTGAGCCGTAGCGTTCTAAAACCGTTGAAAGACATCCATGATTTCGCCGTGGCCCAGGCGGGCGGTAATATTGCCAGCACGCTGAAAGTCGATTGCAAGGCGGAGCTGGGAGAAACCGCAAATGCCATTATAACCATGACGGAGAAGATGCTCGACGCCTTGGGTTATTCCAAGGGCGTTCTGGCTGGTATCCGTACGCCGTTCATCGTGGTCGATGCCAAGAGCGACATCACCTTGACCAACCAGTCCCTCATGGATCTCTTGCAGTACGATTGCAAGCCGGAGGAGAGCTACGGCCAGAACGCCGCCCATTTCTTCTATGGCGACGCAACCCGGAAGACGGTTCTATCCGAGGCCATCGAAACCAACTCCTCCATCATCAAGGAAGTGGTGACCACCGGAAAGAAGGGAGCCAAGCGCAACATCCTCATCGCCGCATCGCCGCTCTTCAATGGCGTGACGGGTAAACTCATGGGCGCGCTTTGCCTCTACACCGACCTGACCGAACTCCGCACACGCGAAGAGGAAATCAGGAACCGCAACGAAATGCTGGCCAAGGCGGCTCATGAGGCTGAACTCATATCCGACGAGGTTGTGCACAACACCGAAACGCTCTTGGACCGCTTTGAAAAGGCCGAGCGTGGTGCTTCCCAGCAGCGTGAACGCCTAGAGAATACATCCACGGCCATAACGGAAATAGATGCTTCGGTGGGGCATGTGGCCCAGACCTCGGGTCAGGTGGCCGCCGGGGCCGAGGATGCCGGTGCCAAGGCCGTGGAAGGCGAACGCATGGTTGCCGGGCTTGTACAAGCCATGGAACGGGTGCAGGAAAAGGCCAACGGGCTCAGGGATTCCATGGGCGGGCTCGGCAAGCAGGCCGAGGATATCGGGCGCGTGCTCACGGTCATAACCGATATCGCGGACCAGACCAATCTCCTGGCCTTGAACGCGGCCATCGAGGCGGCCCGCGCCGGAGAGGCCGGTCGTGGTTTTGCCGTTGTTGCGGACGAGGTGCGCAAACTTGCGGAAAAGACCATGTCCGCCACCAAGGAAGTGGGGGAGGCCATTACCGCCATACAGGCCGGCGCGGGCAACAGTGTTTCCCAGGTGGACGGCGCTGTGGAGGCGATCACCGAAACCACGGCCATGGCTAAGGGGTCCGGACAGGCCCTGCAGGACATCGTCCGCCTGGTGTCCGGCACCACCCAGCAGGTGCGTTCCATTGCTCTCGGCGCTGAGGAGCAGGCTGCGGCCGTGCGAGAGGTCACAGAGGCGGTGAACGACATAAGCCATGTGGCGGCCCAGACCTCCCAGGGCATGGAGGAGGCGGCACATGCCGTGCAGGGCCTGATGGGGCTCACCGAGCGGCTGCGCGGGCTTATAGACTCCATGGCCAAGGACCAGCCGCCGGCCTTGACTTAG
- a CDS encoding HypC/HybG/HupF family hydrogenase formation chaperone, giving the protein MCLAVPMEVKHIDGDVADVEIGGVRKQIRLDLIADRPQVGEYVIIHAGFAIRTLNKEEAMETIKIFQEGWNLELI; this is encoded by the coding sequence ATGTGCCTTGCCGTTCCCATGGAAGTTAAACACATCGACGGTGACGTGGCCGACGTCGAAATCGGCGGCGTTCGCAAGCAGATCCGCCTGGACCTGATCGCGGACAGACCGCAGGTCGGCGAGTACGTCATCATCCACGCCGGGTTCGCCATCCGCACCCTCAATAAAGAGGAAGCCATGGAAACCATCAAGATTTTCCAGGAAGGATGGAACCTTGAGCTCATTTGA
- the hypD gene encoding hydrogenase formation protein HypD — MSSFDSLRDPDKCKAVLKLIEEAMQGQTLRFMEVCGTHTVALFRSGVHSLLPKSVVHLTGPGCPVCVTHDSEVAAYLELAKRDDVIIATFGDLMRVPGPGGGSLKKAQAEGARIEVVYSPFDALAVAKNNPGDKIVFLGIGFETTAPTVAATVRLAKEQGLSNFFVMPFHKLVPPALDALLSDPAMAIEGFMLPGHVSAIIGLEPYRPLAEKYGIPAVVAGFEPLDLLQAILLMAEMKRQGKPRVINNYKRVVADEGNPKARAILYEVYKPGDALWRGIGTIPGSGLVMSDAYKPFDAFDALGVELKECKPLPGCRCGEVLKGIMPPNQCPLFAKACTPATPIGPCMVSTEGSCAAYHKYQLDLSPGK, encoded by the coding sequence TTGAGCTCATTTGATTCCCTGCGCGACCCGGACAAGTGCAAGGCCGTCCTCAAACTGATCGAGGAGGCCATGCAGGGACAGACCCTGCGCTTCATGGAAGTATGCGGAACGCACACCGTGGCGCTGTTTCGCAGCGGCGTTCATTCGCTGCTTCCGAAATCAGTTGTGCACCTGACCGGCCCCGGCTGTCCCGTGTGCGTCACCCACGACTCCGAGGTGGCCGCCTACCTGGAATTGGCTAAGCGAGACGATGTGATCATCGCCACCTTCGGGGACCTCATGCGGGTGCCCGGCCCCGGCGGGGGGAGCCTCAAGAAAGCCCAGGCCGAGGGGGCCCGCATCGAAGTGGTCTATTCTCCCTTTGACGCCTTGGCCGTGGCCAAGAACAATCCCGGAGACAAGATCGTGTTTCTGGGAATCGGCTTCGAGACCACCGCCCCAACCGTGGCTGCCACGGTACGCCTGGCCAAGGAGCAGGGGCTTTCCAACTTTTTCGTCATGCCCTTCCACAAGCTTGTGCCTCCAGCCCTGGACGCGCTCCTCTCCGATCCGGCCATGGCCATCGAGGGCTTCATGCTGCCTGGCCACGTGTCGGCCATCATCGGACTAGAGCCGTACCGGCCATTGGCCGAGAAATACGGCATTCCGGCGGTGGTGGCCGGGTTTGAACCCTTGGACCTTCTGCAGGCGATTCTGCTGATGGCCGAAATGAAGCGCCAGGGCAAACCCAGGGTCATAAACAACTACAAGCGGGTGGTGGCCGACGAGGGCAATCCCAAGGCCAGGGCCATTCTCTACGAAGTCTACAAGCCCGGCGACGCGCTGTGGCGGGGCATCGGAACCATACCCGGCAGCGGCCTGGTGATGAGCGATGCCTACAAGCCGTTTGACGCCTTCGACGCTCTGGGCGTGGAACTGAAGGAGTGCAAGCCCTTGCCTGGCTGCCGTTGCGGCGAGGTGCTCAAGGGCATCATGCCTCCCAACCAGTGCCCGCTCTTTGCCAAGGCCTGCACCCCGGCCACCCCCATAGGACCGTGCATGGTGTCCACCGAGGGCAGTTGCGCCGCCTACCACAAGTATCAGCTCGACCTTTCACCCGGAAAGTAG
- the hypE gene encoding hydrogenase expression/formation protein HypE, whose translation MGKKLLLDQGSGGLASHRLVADVFVRHLGNPILARMDDAALIRPKGPLAVSTDSFTVDPIFFPGGDIGSLAVHGTVNDVAMLGARPLYLTCGFILEEGFELDDLDRIVASMGQAARKAKVKVIAGDTKVVPRGAADKIFINTTGIGEIVVSPAPSGHRARPGDVVIVSGSLGDHGLTVLSHRQGLSFEAPVQSDCASLNHLTLKLVKGLPVVHVLRDPTRGGLATTINEIAQQSNVGVVLEEQAIPVKPVVASGCEILGLDPLYLANEGKIICVLPEKHAAKAISIMRRDPLGRDARVIGRIVSDNPGKVVLRTGLGGHRLLGMLEGEQLPRIC comes from the coding sequence ATGGGCAAGAAGCTCCTCCTGGACCAGGGCAGCGGCGGTCTGGCCTCACATCGCCTGGTGGCTGATGTGTTCGTCCGCCATCTCGGCAACCCGATTCTCGCCCGCATGGACGACGCGGCCCTCATCCGCCCCAAGGGTCCCCTGGCGGTAAGTACCGACAGTTTCACCGTGGATCCCATTTTTTTCCCAGGCGGGGACATAGGCTCTCTGGCCGTGCACGGTACGGTCAATGACGTGGCCATGCTCGGGGCCAGGCCTTTGTACCTCACCTGCGGGTTCATCCTTGAAGAGGGCTTTGAGCTGGATGACCTTGATCGCATTGTTGCCTCCATGGGCCAGGCAGCCAGAAAGGCCAAAGTGAAGGTGATCGCGGGAGACACCAAGGTGGTGCCGCGTGGAGCTGCGGACAAGATTTTCATCAACACCACCGGGATCGGCGAAATAGTGGTGTCCCCGGCACCCAGCGGCCACAGGGCCAGGCCCGGCGATGTGGTCATCGTGTCCGGGAGCCTCGGCGACCACGGACTCACGGTGCTTTCCCACCGCCAGGGACTTTCCTTTGAAGCGCCGGTGCAGAGCGACTGCGCATCGCTCAACCACCTGACGCTCAAGCTGGTCAAAGGGTTGCCGGTGGTGCATGTGCTGCGCGATCCCACCCGGGGGGGGCTGGCCACCACCATCAATGAAATCGCCCAGCAGTCGAATGTGGGCGTGGTTCTGGAAGAGCAGGCAATTCCGGTGAAGCCTGTGGTGGCCTCGGGATGTGAAATCCTAGGCCTCGATCCGCTCTACCTCGCCAACGAGGGGAAAATCATCTGCGTTCTTCCGGAAAAGCACGCGGCCAAGGCCATTTCGATCATGCGCCGCGACCCCCTGGGGCGGGACGCGCGGGTGATTGGCCGGATTGTCTCGGACAACCCCGGCAAGGTCGTGCTCCGAACCGGCCTTGGGGGGCACCGTTTGCTCGGCATGCTCGAAGGTGAGCAACTGCCCCGCATCTGCTGA
- a CDS encoding response regulator, translated as MAAYLEDEGFSVSTAESAEHALEAAKQKTPHLAVVDLRLPGMDGAALILELAKRHPGMKFLIHTGSTKFSLPEDLKLAGLDDSQVFFKPVLDMGDMASKILHVLEG; from the coding sequence TTGGCAGCCTATCTGGAGGACGAGGGCTTTAGCGTGAGCACCGCTGAATCCGCGGAGCATGCACTTGAGGCCGCCAAGCAAAAAACACCCCATCTTGCAGTGGTGGACTTGCGCCTTCCCGGCATGGACGGTGCTGCGCTCATCCTTGAATTGGCCAAGCGCCATCCCGGCATGAAGTTCCTTATTCACACCGGATCCACAAAATTCAGTCTCCCCGAAGACCTGAAGCTGGCGGGGCTCGACGACAGCCAGGTTTTTTTCAAACCCGTACTGGACATGGGGGACATGGCGTCCAAAATCCTCCACGTGTTAGAAGGATGA
- a CDS encoding EAL domain-containing protein, producing MSMEPVATVLTIDDEEVIRRSFQAYLEDSGFEVLQANNGRVGLEVYRERHPDIILVDLRMPEVDGLEVLANVVRETPDLPIVVVSGTGMIQDAIEALRLGAWDYVLKPVEDLGILEHAVRRALERARLIKENKAYRENLENLVRRRTAELHDRTLQLEDANQRLQNEIDERIIAETKYRSIFENAIEGIFQVNPEGKVVSANPAMARILGYKTPQELMDGVDNFCSQLCEDASKREKFFRVLEDHGSVQAFEVQTSRQDGQALWASVNAHLVTGKTAENVHFEGTLEDISDHKRFEEQLLHQSLHDALTGLPNRALFSDRLSQAISRTSRNNSFFALLYLDVDRFKVINDSLGHAAGDQFLLKLAERLRGCTREADTLARLGGDEFAVISEQVRTLSGATMVAERILDEMRKPFTIDGREIYSTVSIGIICCGGFCGTAEEVLRDADLTMYRAKSNGKARYEVFDNALHEQTIQLLTMETELRSALTRNEFELHYQPIVDVISGEVVSLEALLRWKHPERGYIPPLEFIPMAEENGLIIPLGWWVLEEACRQLAALQARFPRPNPLSMSVNISAKQFSQADLSQKLQTLLSQSKIIPGTLELEITESVIMERGEAATDKLEEFKALGLKLFIDDFGTGYSSLSYLHRFPIDMLKIDRSFISEIDATGGHVEIVRAIVGLGLNLGMGLIAEGVETEAQLAVIRTLGCQLAQGYFFSKPCSAADIEAYIAKQTGASA from the coding sequence ATGAGCATGGAGCCTGTGGCCACAGTCCTCACCATCGATGACGAGGAAGTCATCCGCCGGTCTTTTCAAGCCTACCTGGAAGACAGCGGTTTCGAGGTGCTCCAGGCCAACAACGGCAGAGTGGGGCTCGAAGTCTACCGCGAACGTCACCCTGATATCATATTGGTTGATTTGCGCATGCCCGAGGTGGACGGGCTGGAAGTGCTGGCCAATGTGGTGCGGGAAACTCCTGATCTGCCCATTGTAGTCGTTTCCGGTACTGGCATGATCCAGGACGCCATCGAGGCCTTGCGGCTTGGCGCCTGGGACTATGTGCTAAAGCCCGTGGAGGATCTCGGAATACTGGAGCATGCTGTGCGCCGGGCACTTGAGCGCGCCAGGCTCATCAAGGAGAACAAGGCATACCGGGAAAACCTGGAAAACCTTGTCCGCCGCCGCACCGCCGAACTTCACGACCGAACCCTGCAGCTGGAAGACGCAAACCAGCGTCTGCAGAACGAAATCGACGAACGCATAATCGCTGAAACAAAATACCGCTCCATTTTCGAGAACGCCATCGAGGGCATTTTTCAGGTAAACCCCGAGGGCAAAGTGGTCAGCGCCAACCCGGCCATGGCCAGGATTCTGGGCTACAAGACTCCCCAGGAGCTCATGGACGGGGTGGACAACTTCTGTTCACAGCTCTGCGAAGACGCCAGCAAAAGGGAAAAGTTCTTTCGCGTTCTCGAAGACCATGGCTCGGTCCAGGCTTTCGAGGTGCAGACCTCGCGCCAGGATGGGCAGGCTCTCTGGGCCTCCGTCAACGCCCATTTGGTCACGGGCAAGACGGCTGAGAACGTTCATTTCGAGGGGACGCTCGAGGACATAAGCGACCACAAGCGCTTCGAGGAACAGCTTCTTCACCAGTCCCTGCACGACGCCCTTACCGGCCTGCCCAACCGGGCCCTGTTCTCGGACCGGCTCTCCCAGGCTATTTCGCGCACCTCCAGGAACAACAGTTTTTTCGCCCTGCTGTACCTGGATGTGGACCGCTTCAAGGTAATAAACGACAGCCTCGGCCATGCGGCTGGCGACCAGTTCCTGCTGAAACTGGCGGAGCGCCTCCGGGGATGCACCCGGGAGGCCGATACCCTGGCCAGGCTTGGCGGGGATGAGTTCGCGGTCATTTCCGAGCAGGTTCGCACCCTTTCCGGAGCAACCATGGTGGCGGAGCGCATTCTGGATGAAATGCGCAAACCTTTCACCATCGACGGCCGGGAAATCTACAGTACGGTATCCATCGGCATAATCTGCTGCGGCGGTTTCTGTGGCACGGCCGAGGAAGTCCTGCGCGACGCGGACCTGACCATGTACCGGGCCAAGAGCAACGGAAAGGCGCGCTACGAGGTGTTCGACAACGCCCTGCACGAGCAGACCATCCAGCTGCTCACCATGGAGACCGAACTCCGCAGCGCCTTGACCCGCAACGAGTTCGAACTGCACTATCAACCGATTGTTGACGTAATTTCCGGGGAGGTCGTCAGCTTGGAGGCTCTGCTGCGCTGGAAGCATCCGGAGCGTGGCTACATTCCCCCCCTCGAATTCATCCCCATGGCCGAGGAAAACGGCCTCATCATTCCCCTGGGGTGGTGGGTGCTCGAAGAGGCCTGCCGTCAATTGGCGGCCTTGCAAGCCCGTTTTCCCAGGCCAAATCCCCTTTCCATGAGCGTGAACATCTCGGCCAAACAGTTTTCCCAGGCCGACTTGAGCCAGAAGCTGCAAACGCTGCTCTCCCAATCCAAGATCATACCGGGCACGCTCGAGTTGGAGATCACCGAGAGCGTCATTATGGAGCGGGGGGAAGCGGCCACGGATAAGCTCGAGGAATTCAAGGCCTTGGGACTCAAGCTTTTCATTGACGATTTCGGGACGGGATACTCCTCCCTGTCCTATCTCCACCGTTTCCCTATCGACATGCTAAAAATCGACCGGTCATTCATCAGTGAAATAGATGCCACAGGCGGTCACGTCGAAATCGTACGCGCCATTGTGGGTCTTGGCCTGAACCTGGGCATGGGGCTCATAGCGGAAGGAGTGGAAACCGAAGCGCAGCTGGCGGTGATACGGACCTTGGGATGCCAGCTCGCCCAGGGGTATTTCTTTTCGAAACCGTGCTCGGCTGCGGATATTGAAGCTTACATTGCCAAACAGACGGGAGCATCCGCCTAG